A region of Asterias amurensis chromosome 20, ASM3211899v1 DNA encodes the following proteins:
- the LOC139952642 gene encoding C-type lectin domain family 4 member M-like, which translates to MLASKLLGVVGIFMMANYAAVNGRCWKSCPPTWSQWRDKCYKMHDADVPWEEGKQICVELGGVMVVPQYEEEIQHLKNMCSCDKFWIGCNDIQTEGTWVCLDGEGTIDVQDARWKDSEPNNVDGNEDCACTAGATGWNDIKCENRQTLICQKPVIY; encoded by the exons ATGTTggcgagcaaactgctgggtgttGTTGGTATATTTATGATGGCAAACTACGCTGCTGTAAACGGGCGGTGTTGGAAGTCATGCCCCCCTACTTGGAGCCAGTGGCGAGACAAATGCTACAAGATGCATGATGCCGACGTTCCATGGGAAGAGGGCAAGCAGATTTGTGTTGAGTTGGGTGGGGTGATGGTTGTCCCTCAATACGAAGAAGAGATACAACACCTCAAGAACATGTGCAGCTGCGACAAGTTCTGGATTGGTTGCAACGACATTCAAACTGAAG GTACTTGGGTGTGTTTGGATGGTGAAGGTACTATTGACGTGCAGGACGCGAGATGGAAGGATAGTGAGCCAAATAATGTCGATGGCAACGAAGATTGCGCTTGCACAGCCGGTGCTACAGGCTGGAATGATATTAAATGTGAGAATAGACAAACTTTAATCTGTCAGAAGCCCGTAATATACTGA
- the LOC139952765 gene encoding CD209 antigen-like protein D, with protein MGWVMIVPQSKEELQHLHKMFSGQRFWIGCHDIETEGTWECLGEGTFEVDTEMWAYSEPNNYANGNCALGSAFGLHDVDCDSLQKLVCQRPVAPALLLL; from the exons ATGGGCTGGGTGATGATTGTCCCTCAATCCAAAGAAGAGTTACAACACCTCCACAAGATGTTCAGTGGCCAAAGGTTCTGGATTGGTTGCCACGACATTGAAACTGAAG GTACCTGGGAGTGTCTGGGTGAAGGTACTTTTGAAGTGGATACCGAGATGTGGGCTTATAGTGAGCCAAATAATTACGCCAACGGAAACTGCGCTTTAGGCAGTGCTTTTGGCTTGCACGATGTGGATTGCGATAGCTTACAGAAGTTAGTCTGCCAGCGTCCCGTAGCACCAGCGTTGTTGCTCCTGTGA